A section of the Agrococcus sp. SGAir0287 genome encodes:
- a CDS encoding transketolase family protein — protein sequence MADDVTTILPDSVRGARHDAERRAVAAAIAIPAHVVQAKGHGHAGTAMAMAPLAHVLFQRVLRHDPSDPTWEGRDRFVLSAGHASLLLYTQLHLTGYDLSLADVAASRQLDARTPGHPELRHTPGVEMSTGPLGQGVASAVGIALAARRDEALHGAGTGVFDPTVFVLAGDGCLQEGVSGEASSLAGTLGLENLVLLWDDNRITIDGGTDVAFSEDVRARYAAYGWRVLEIEDFRDLAEIERVLLDARRRTGRPTLVAVRSTIGWPSQGVGGTPAAHAGGFGDAEVAAVKTALGIAADASLDDLVTPEVLAVTRRALERGSRLHAEWRDAYARWMESAPGRVMMRRCSGVAGWHEDGGFAGHLQIEAGLAALDEVEAPGEGASVATRATNGMVLQGLQAWGGLYGGSADLAGSTSVALPGEAMSAANPGGAFVHFGIREHAMAAILSGIALHGLWRPYGSTYLAFSDYQRPALRLQALMGLPAIHVYTHDSVAVGEDGPTHQPVEQVAALRTIPGLDVVRPADGAEVLAAWRRILARPSGPTALVLSRQGVPGLPARDGLDDAVAHGGYVAWQHGAGADVALIATGSEVQLALAAARALADEGVEARVVSMPCVEWFEAAPAAWRDAVLPPTLRARVAVEAGRGDAWWRWVGLDGRVVSIDAFGESGAGDQVMARRSMTTDAVLAAAREVLAR from the coding sequence ATGGCCGACGACGTCACCACGATCCTGCCCGACTCCGTGCGCGGAGCCCGCCACGACGCCGAGCGCCGCGCCGTCGCAGCGGCCATCGCCATCCCCGCCCACGTCGTGCAGGCCAAGGGGCACGGCCACGCGGGCACGGCGATGGCGATGGCGCCGCTCGCCCACGTGCTGTTCCAGCGCGTGCTGCGTCACGATCCGTCCGACCCGACGTGGGAAGGCCGCGACCGCTTCGTGCTGAGCGCCGGGCACGCGAGCCTCCTGCTGTACACGCAGCTGCACCTCACGGGCTACGACCTCTCGCTCGCCGACGTCGCCGCATCCCGGCAGCTCGACGCCCGCACGCCCGGCCACCCCGAGCTGCGGCACACGCCGGGCGTCGAGATGTCGACGGGTCCGCTGGGACAGGGCGTCGCCTCCGCCGTCGGCATCGCGCTCGCCGCGCGCCGCGACGAGGCGCTGCACGGTGCGGGCACGGGCGTGTTCGATCCGACGGTCTTCGTGCTCGCGGGCGACGGCTGCCTGCAGGAGGGCGTCTCGGGCGAGGCCTCGAGCCTCGCCGGCACCCTCGGCCTCGAGAACCTCGTGCTGCTGTGGGACGACAACCGCATCACGATCGACGGCGGCACCGACGTCGCGTTCTCGGAGGACGTGCGGGCCCGCTACGCCGCGTACGGCTGGCGCGTGCTCGAGATCGAGGACTTCCGCGACCTCGCCGAGATCGAGCGCGTGCTCCTCGACGCGCGCCGCCGCACGGGCCGTCCGACGCTCGTCGCGGTGCGCTCGACGATCGGCTGGCCCTCGCAGGGCGTCGGCGGCACGCCGGCCGCGCACGCGGGCGGATTCGGCGACGCGGAGGTCGCCGCGGTGAAGACGGCGCTCGGCATCGCGGCCGACGCGTCGCTCGACGATCTCGTGACGCCAGAGGTGCTCGCCGTCACGCGGCGTGCGCTCGAGCGCGGCTCCAGGCTGCACGCCGAGTGGCGCGACGCGTACGCGAGGTGGATGGAGTCGGCACCGGGCCGCGTCATGATGCGCCGCTGCTCGGGCGTCGCAGGCTGGCACGAGGACGGCGGGTTCGCCGGGCACCTGCAGATCGAGGCAGGGCTCGCCGCCCTCGACGAGGTCGAGGCGCCCGGGGAGGGCGCGTCGGTCGCGACGCGCGCGACGAACGGCATGGTGCTGCAGGGCCTGCAGGCGTGGGGCGGGCTCTACGGCGGCTCGGCCGACCTCGCGGGCTCGACGAGCGTCGCGCTGCCGGGCGAGGCGATGTCGGCGGCGAACCCGGGCGGCGCGTTCGTGCACTTCGGCATCCGCGAGCACGCGATGGCGGCGATCCTCTCCGGCATCGCGCTGCACGGGCTGTGGCGCCCGTACGGGTCGACGTACCTCGCGTTCAGCGACTACCAGCGGCCGGCGCTGCGCCTGCAGGCGCTCATGGGGCTGCCGGCGATCCACGTCTACACGCACGACTCGGTCGCGGTCGGCGAGGACGGCCCGACGCACCAGCCGGTCGAGCAGGTCGCGGCGCTGCGCACCATCCCGGGGCTCGACGTCGTGCGCCCGGCGGATGGTGCCGAGGTGCTCGCGGCGTGGCGGCGCATCCTCGCCCGACCCTCGGGCCCGACGGCGCTCGTGCTGTCGCGGCAGGGCGTGCCCGGGCTGCCCGCGCGCGACGGGCTCGACGACGCAGTCGCGCACGGCGGCTACGTCGCTTGGCAGCACGGTGCGGGTGCCGACGTGGCGCTGATCGCGACGGGCTCGGAGGTGCAGCTCGCGCTCGCCGCCGCTCGCGCGCTCGCGGACGAGGGCGTCGAGGCGCGCGTGGTGTCGATGCCGTGCGTGGAGTGGTTCGAGGCGGCGCCTGCCGCGTGGCGGGACGCGGTGCTGCCGCCGACGCTGCGTGCGCGCGTCGCGGTCGAGGCCGGCCGCGGCGACGCGTGGTGGCGCTGGGTCGGGCTCGACGGGCGCGTCGTGTCGATCGACGCGTTCGGCGAGTCGGGCGCGGGCGACCAGGTCATGGCCCGTCGCAGCATGACGACGGATGCGGTGCTCGCCGCGGCCCGCGAGGTGCTGGCGCGCTGA
- a CDS encoding PTS sugar transporter subunit IIA, with protein sequence MDLAEQLPEAAIATRVAADDWRAAIRAAGDRLVATGVTTDAYTDEMIAAVEEHGPYIVIAPGFALAHSRPSPAVQRTGISWITLAEPVAFGSKANDPVSLVVGLAATDHDGHLEIMAALAGILADDDAFASLLAADSPAAVRARLAALAPAA encoded by the coding sequence GTGGACCTGGCCGAGCAGCTGCCCGAGGCGGCGATCGCCACTCGCGTCGCCGCCGACGACTGGCGCGCAGCCATCCGCGCTGCAGGCGACCGCCTCGTCGCGACGGGCGTCACGACCGACGCGTACACCGACGAGATGATCGCCGCCGTCGAGGAGCACGGCCCCTACATCGTCATCGCCCCCGGCTTCGCCCTCGCGCACTCGCGACCGAGCCCCGCGGTGCAGCGCACCGGGATCTCGTGGATCACGCTCGCCGAGCCCGTCGCGTTCGGCTCGAAGGCGAACGACCCCGTCTCGCTCGTCGTCGGCCTCGCCGCGACCGACCACGACGGCCACCTCGAGATCATGGCCGCGCTCGCCGGCATCCTCGCCGACGACGACGCCTTCGCGTCGCTGCTCGCCGCCGACTCCCCCGCCGCCGTCCGCGCGCGCCTCGCCGCGCTCGCCCCGGCCGCCTGA
- a CDS encoding glycerate kinase — MTDPLRVLIAPDSLKGTLTAVEAADAIAAGVLAVLPDAAVTRVPFADGGEGTVDAAIAAGAEARVDRVAGPLGEPVDARWALLGDTAVVEMAAASGIGLTARTPQDALDADTVGTGELLLRAVAAGARRIVLGVGGSATTDGGLGALRALGARALDEHGDEVRGGGGALHRIRSVDLAAARAALDGVELVLCSDVANPFAGRGGAAEVFAPQKGADSAGVAALDAGLRSWAHVLDDALGSQLATAGWGGSGGGIAGALQVAVGATAADGVEVVADVVGLDVAIAAADLVVVAEGSLDAQSLLGKAPVGIARHARAAGVPCVAVAGRVAAGPDALAAAGIADAASAVDAVGSVEAALAEPARWLRAATVALLERNPSLHEPARG; from the coding sequence ATGACCGATCCCCTGCGGGTGCTCATCGCGCCCGACTCGCTCAAGGGCACGCTCACCGCCGTCGAGGCCGCCGACGCCATCGCCGCGGGCGTGCTCGCGGTGCTGCCGGACGCCGCGGTGACGCGGGTACCGTTCGCCGATGGCGGCGAGGGCACCGTCGACGCGGCGATCGCCGCGGGTGCCGAGGCGCGCGTCGATCGCGTGGCGGGGCCGCTGGGCGAGCCGGTCGACGCGCGGTGGGCGCTGCTCGGCGACACGGCGGTCGTCGAGATGGCGGCCGCGAGCGGCATCGGCCTCACCGCGCGCACGCCGCAGGACGCCCTCGACGCCGACACGGTCGGCACCGGTGAGCTGCTGCTGCGCGCGGTCGCGGCCGGCGCACGGCGCATCGTGCTCGGCGTCGGAGGCTCGGCGACCACCGACGGCGGGCTCGGCGCGCTGCGGGCGCTCGGCGCCCGCGCGCTCGACGAGCACGGCGACGAGGTGCGCGGGGGAGGCGGCGCGCTGCACCGCATCCGCTCGGTCGACCTCGCGGCCGCGCGAGCAGCCCTCGACGGCGTCGAGCTCGTGCTGTGCTCCGACGTCGCCAACCCGTTCGCCGGCCGCGGCGGAGCCGCCGAGGTCTTCGCGCCGCAGAAGGGTGCGGATTCGGCGGGCGTCGCCGCGCTCGACGCCGGCTTGCGCTCGTGGGCGCACGTGCTCGACGACGCGCTCGGCTCGCAGCTCGCGACGGCAGGATGGGGTGGCTCGGGCGGCGGGATCGCGGGCGCGCTGCAGGTCGCTGTGGGCGCGACGGCCGCCGACGGCGTCGAGGTCGTCGCCGACGTCGTCGGGCTCGACGTGGCCATCGCCGCCGCGGACCTGGTCGTCGTCGCCGAGGGATCCCTCGACGCGCAGTCGCTGCTCGGCAAGGCGCCCGTGGGGATCGCGCGGCATGCGCGCGCCGCGGGCGTGCCGTGCGTCGCGGTCGCCGGCCGCGTCGCGGCGGGGCCCGACGCGCTGGCCGCCGCCGGCATCGCCGATGCCGCGTCGGCCGTGGATGCGGTGGGCTCGGTCGAGGCGGCGCTCGCGGAGCCGGCGCGCTGGCTGCGAGCCGCGACGGTCGCGCTGCTCGAGCGCAACCCGAGCCTCCACGAGCCGGCGCGCGGCTAG
- a CDS encoding TIGR03618 family F420-dependent PPOX class oxidoreductase: MTTTLSPESIEFLRKPNPAVMATLAKDGRPVAVATWYLLEDDGRILVNLDAQRVRLGHLRRDPRFALDVIDEASWYTHLSLQLVAEEIVDDADLSGIDSLSQHYGGRPYPDRERPRVDVRARIVGAHGWGAQQSE, translated from the coding sequence ATGACGACGACGCTGAGCCCCGAGTCCATCGAGTTCCTGCGCAAGCCGAACCCCGCCGTGATGGCGACGCTCGCGAAGGACGGCCGGCCCGTCGCCGTCGCGACCTGGTACCTGCTCGAGGACGACGGACGGATCCTCGTGAACCTCGACGCGCAGCGCGTGCGCCTCGGCCACCTGCGCCGCGATCCGCGCTTCGCGCTCGACGTGATCGACGAGGCGAGCTGGTACACGCATCTCTCGCTGCAGCTCGTCGCCGAGGAGATCGTCGACGACGCGGACCTCTCGGGCATCGACTCCCTGTCGCAGCACTACGGCGGCCGCCCCTACCCCGATCGTGAGCGCCCCCGCGTCGACGTGCGCGCGCGCATCGTCGGCGCGCACGGCTGGGGTGCGCAGCAGAGCGAGTAA
- a CDS encoding ROK family transcriptional regulator, with amino-acid sequence MPKHLSTGSGVVLDLIRSGEATTRSELVDRLGWSRVTIGRRLDELLEPGIVVRSGQQDSRGGRPAEEFAVNADSGVLLAMDIGSSHTKVGVTDLVSTVLSEDEADIGLFDGPDDIFDWAMQVFEHLLAALGRSTADVRGIGIGVPGPVDSRTGILGSPQLDPRWDDVEISRYLGSLMPDVVVSVDRDVNILAVGESRLAWQEYRDLVVVKAGIGVGCAFVQDGVILRGSRGGAGQLSAPIRERLSEPLRRLETVASGGTVRDELARGGARIRTSADIVALVDAGDADAIAALEEIGGVIGYAIADVVGLLNPSAVVIGGNLAEAGERFIGAIRRAIFGASHVFSRQGLVVERSRLGSKAGVRGASLLAQDALFDADRISRITRRRAG; translated from the coding sequence GTGCCCAAGCACCTGTCCACGGGCTCCGGCGTCGTGCTCGACCTCATCCGCTCGGGCGAGGCGACGACGCGCAGCGAGCTCGTCGACCGGCTCGGCTGGTCGCGCGTGACGATCGGCCGGCGGCTCGACGAGCTGCTCGAGCCCGGCATCGTCGTGCGCTCCGGCCAGCAGGACTCACGGGGCGGCCGGCCGGCCGAGGAGTTCGCCGTGAACGCCGACTCGGGCGTGCTGCTCGCGATGGACATCGGCTCGAGCCACACGAAGGTCGGCGTCACCGACCTCGTCTCGACGGTCCTGAGCGAGGACGAGGCGGACATCGGCCTCTTCGACGGCCCCGACGACATCTTCGACTGGGCGATGCAGGTCTTCGAGCACCTGCTCGCGGCGCTCGGCCGATCGACGGCCGACGTGCGCGGCATCGGCATCGGCGTGCCCGGCCCCGTCGACTCGCGCACCGGCATCCTCGGCTCGCCGCAGCTGGATCCGCGCTGGGACGACGTCGAGATCTCGCGCTACCTCGGCTCGCTGATGCCCGACGTCGTCGTCTCCGTCGACCGCGACGTCAACATCCTCGCGGTCGGCGAGTCCCGCCTCGCCTGGCAGGAGTACCGCGACCTCGTCGTCGTGAAGGCCGGCATCGGCGTGGGCTGCGCGTTCGTGCAGGACGGCGTGATCCTGCGCGGCTCGCGCGGCGGCGCCGGCCAGCTGTCGGCGCCGATCCGAGAGCGGCTCAGCGAGCCGCTGCGCCGGCTCGAGACCGTCGCCTCCGGCGGCACGGTGCGCGACGAGCTCGCCCGCGGCGGCGCGCGGATCCGCACGTCGGCCGACATCGTCGCGCTCGTGGACGCGGGGGATGCGGACGCGATCGCCGCGCTCGAGGAGATCGGCGGGGTCATCGGGTACGCGATCGCCGACGTCGTCGGCCTGCTGAACCCGTCGGCCGTCGTGATCGGCGGCAACCTCGCCGAGGCAGGCGAGCGCTTCATCGGCGCCATCCGGCGGGCGATCTTCGGCGCGAGCCACGTCTTCTCGCGGCAGGGGCTCGTCGTCGAGCGCTCGCGTCTCGGCTCCAAGGCGGGCGTGCGCGGCGCGTCGCTGCTCGCGCAGGACGCCCTGTTCGACGCCGATCGCATCAGCCGCATCACGCGTCGGCGCGCGGGCTGA
- a CDS encoding pyridoxamine 5'-phosphate oxidase family protein — MASAPDSQPGSDAFVRFWSDYRLCMLASPRPDGSIHQVPVGATYDADANLVRIIASKSSFKARNVARRPGLRASVSQVEGRWWSTIEGWATVSSDPERVAEAVRRYAERYRQPRESSERIVIEIAIERAMGSVPPLD, encoded by the coding sequence ATGGCCTCCGCACCCGACTCGCAGCCCGGATCCGACGCGTTCGTCCGCTTCTGGAGCGACTACCGCCTCTGCATGCTCGCCTCGCCCCGGCCCGACGGATCCATCCACCAGGTGCCCGTCGGTGCGACGTACGACGCGGACGCGAACCTCGTGCGCATCATCGCGTCGAAGTCGTCGTTCAAGGCCCGGAACGTCGCGCGGCGCCCCGGGCTGCGCGCGTCCGTGTCGCAGGTCGAGGGGCGCTGGTGGTCGACGATCGAGGGGTGGGCGACCGTGTCCAGCGATCCCGAGCGCGTCGCGGAGGCGGTGCGCCGATACGCCGAGCGCTATCGGCAGCCGCGGGAGAGCAGCGAGCGCATCGTCATCGAGATCGCCATCGAGCGCGCGATGGGCTCGGTGCCGCCGCTCGACTGA
- a CDS encoding PTS sugar transporter subunit IIB: MKIVAVCGMGIGTSVLLKMNAEKALRSLGVDDADVEAADIGTARGAARTADVVLTSDELAPEIGDVPATVIVIDNFTSVAEITEKLTPHVG, encoded by the coding sequence ATGAAGATCGTCGCAGTCTGCGGCATGGGCATCGGCACCTCGGTGCTGCTCAAGATGAACGCGGAGAAGGCCCTCCGCTCGCTCGGCGTCGACGACGCCGACGTCGAGGCGGCCGACATCGGCACCGCCCGCGGCGCCGCCCGCACGGCCGACGTCGTGCTCACCTCCGACGAGCTCGCTCCCGAGATCGGCGACGTCCCCGCGACTGTCATCGTGATCGACAACTTCACGAGCGTCGCCGAGATCACCGAGAAGCTCACGCCGCACGTCGGCTGA
- a CDS encoding alcohol dehydrogenase catalytic domain-containing protein, with translation MRAAMIDRYGAPEVLRLRQAPIPDVPVGAIRIRATAASVNPLDWKIRDGSIQQHLPLELPVVLGRDAAGVVEAVGEGVHDVAVGDRVFGLGTAIGAYAELVVLHAWARTPDAWTDAEAAAMSLTGVTAARGLRELGAIDDVLVVHGAGGGVGSAAASIAIAQGARVVGTARPADHEHLRSLGVDPIAAGPDAADAVRAAIGDADPQVLDTVGDESVDPLVALTRGGDRAVTVVSQVQAERLGIRSADGQNDVAALELLARLATEADLRPRIAREYPLADAAAAHRDAEERRLRGKAVLRIAD, from the coding sequence ATGCGTGCAGCGATGATCGACCGGTACGGCGCACCCGAGGTGCTCCGGCTGCGTCAGGCGCCGATCCCGGACGTGCCCGTCGGCGCGATCCGCATCCGCGCGACTGCCGCGAGCGTGAACCCGCTCGACTGGAAGATCCGCGACGGCAGCATCCAGCAGCACCTGCCGCTCGAGCTGCCCGTCGTCCTGGGGCGGGATGCCGCGGGCGTCGTCGAGGCCGTCGGCGAGGGCGTGCACGACGTCGCGGTCGGCGACCGCGTCTTCGGCCTCGGCACCGCGATCGGCGCCTACGCAGAGCTCGTCGTCCTGCACGCGTGGGCGCGCACGCCCGACGCGTGGACGGATGCGGAGGCGGCGGCGATGAGCCTCACGGGCGTGACCGCCGCACGGGGGCTCCGCGAGCTCGGAGCCATCGACGACGTGCTCGTCGTGCACGGCGCGGGCGGCGGCGTCGGCAGCGCGGCCGCGAGCATCGCGATCGCGCAGGGAGCGCGCGTCGTCGGCACCGCCCGGCCCGCCGACCACGAGCACCTGCGGTCGCTCGGCGTCGACCCGATCGCCGCGGGACCGGATGCGGCGGATGCGGTGCGGGCTGCGATCGGCGACGCCGACCCGCAGGTGCTCGACACGGTCGGCGACGAGAGCGTCGACCCGCTCGTGGCACTCACGCGCGGCGGCGACCGCGCCGTCACCGTGGTGAGCCAGGTGCAGGCCGAGCGCCTCGGCATCCGCTCCGCCGACGGGCAGAACGACGTCGCCGCGCTCGAGCTCCTCGCGCGGCTCGCCACCGAGGCGGACCTCCGCCCGCGCATCGCGCGCGAGTACCCGCTCGCCGACGCGGCCGCCGCGCACCGCGACGCCGAGGAGCGCAGACTCCGCGGCAAGGCGGTGCTGCGCATCGCCGACTGA
- a CDS encoding TetR/AcrR family transcriptional regulator — protein sequence MARDAEATRERLLLAACDEFSRVGHAGARVERIATAAGTNVRMIYAYFGDKSALFDASLAHLVREMAEAVPPRPEDMPGWAAALVEHHDRDPRALRVSMWAQLERPETTIEPLEVYAAKVATVASAAATGLLPADVLMFVYAIAQAWHLSPAGLAAEGSITTSARAEAARIAVERLVRGSGPGIA from the coding sequence GTGGCCCGTGACGCCGAGGCGACGCGCGAGCGGCTGCTGCTCGCCGCCTGCGACGAGTTCTCCCGCGTGGGCCATGCGGGCGCGCGCGTCGAGCGGATCGCGACCGCCGCGGGCACGAACGTGCGGATGATCTACGCCTACTTCGGCGACAAGAGCGCCCTGTTCGACGCGAGCCTCGCGCACCTCGTGCGGGAGATGGCCGAGGCCGTGCCGCCGAGGCCGGAGGACATGCCCGGCTGGGCCGCCGCCCTCGTCGAGCACCACGACCGCGACCCTCGCGCGCTGCGCGTCAGCATGTGGGCGCAGCTCGAGCGGCCGGAGACGACGATCGAGCCGCTGGAGGTCTACGCCGCGAAGGTCGCGACGGTCGCGAGCGCCGCTGCGACCGGGCTGCTGCCCGCCGACGTGCTCATGTTCGTGTACGCGATCGCCCAGGCGTGGCATCTCTCGCCTGCGGGGCTCGCCGCCGAGGGATCGATCACGACGAGCGCGCGTGCGGAGGCTGCGCGCATCGCGGTCGAGCGGCTCGTGCGCGGGAGCGGGCCGGGCATCGCCTGA
- a CDS encoding PTS ascorbate transporter subunit IIC has protein sequence MEWLVVILDFIGQQILNVPAYLIGIITAIGLIALRRSAGQVVGGGLKAALGFLILGAGANVVVASLGPLGELILAVTGAQGVIPTNEVITAIASEQYGATSAYVLVLGFLVMLVLARFTPLSYIFLTGHHMVFMALMLTVVLSTGFGEDLGWLVVLVGALLLGVIMVVMPAFAQPWMKKITGDDSLAIGHFGTLGYIAAGAAGQATGRRSRSTEEIRFPQGLKFLRDSMIATALSMVLIYEVFAIWGLIAIPDRALELFGSADAGAFIMAAFAQALQFGVGVAVILYGVRTVLGELVPAFQGIAEKVVPGAKPALDIPIVFPFGANAVLIGFLSSFAGGLVTLGIIAVWLNPALGLALILPGMVPHFFTGGGAGVFGNSTGGRIGAAVGGFVNGVIITILPAVLLLVLGEFGFANSTFGDADFGWFGTLIGVSLMGGTTLGVILCIVIALVLVVAASIFQRKVVDGGWVPGAKRDALLERQAAEAKAAADAEKAAKAGSEAAKA, from the coding sequence ATGGAGTGGCTCGTCGTCATCCTCGACTTCATCGGGCAGCAGATCCTCAACGTGCCCGCGTACCTCATCGGCATCATCACCGCCATCGGCCTCATCGCGCTGCGCCGCAGCGCCGGCCAGGTCGTCGGCGGCGGACTCAAGGCGGCGCTCGGCTTTCTCATCCTCGGTGCCGGCGCCAACGTCGTCGTCGCATCCCTCGGCCCGCTCGGCGAGCTCATCCTCGCCGTCACGGGCGCGCAGGGCGTCATCCCGACGAACGAGGTCATCACGGCCATCGCATCGGAGCAGTACGGCGCGACGAGCGCCTACGTGCTCGTGCTCGGCTTCCTCGTGATGCTCGTGCTCGCGCGCTTCACGCCGCTCAGCTACATCTTCCTCACCGGGCACCACATGGTGTTCATGGCCCTCATGCTCACGGTCGTGCTCTCGACCGGCTTCGGCGAGGACCTCGGCTGGCTCGTCGTGCTCGTGGGCGCGCTGCTGCTCGGCGTGATCATGGTCGTCATGCCGGCGTTTGCGCAGCCGTGGATGAAGAAGATCACCGGCGACGACTCGCTCGCGATCGGCCACTTCGGCACGCTCGGCTACATCGCCGCCGGCGCCGCAGGCCAGGCGACCGGTCGCCGCAGCCGCTCGACGGAGGAGATCCGCTTCCCGCAGGGGCTGAAGTTCCTGCGCGACTCGATGATCGCCACGGCGCTGTCGATGGTGCTCATCTACGAGGTCTTCGCCATCTGGGGCCTCATCGCCATCCCCGACCGGGCGCTCGAGCTGTTCGGCTCGGCCGACGCGGGCGCGTTCATCATGGCCGCGTTCGCGCAGGCGCTGCAGTTCGGCGTCGGCGTCGCGGTGATCCTCTACGGCGTGCGCACCGTGCTCGGCGAGCTCGTGCCCGCCTTCCAGGGCATCGCCGAGAAGGTCGTGCCCGGCGCGAAGCCGGCCCTCGACATCCCGATCGTGTTCCCCTTCGGCGCGAACGCCGTGCTCATCGGCTTCCTGTCGTCGTTCGCCGGCGGCCTCGTGACGCTCGGCATCATCGCCGTGTGGTTGAACCCGGCGCTGGGCCTCGCGCTCATCCTGCCCGGCATGGTGCCGCACTTCTTCACCGGTGGTGGCGCGGGCGTCTTCGGCAACTCGACCGGCGGACGCATCGGCGCCGCGGTCGGCGGCTTCGTGAACGGCGTGATCATCACGATCCTGCCCGCGGTGCTGCTGCTCGTGCTCGGCGAGTTCGGCTTCGCCAACTCGACGTTCGGCGATGCCGACTTCGGCTGGTTCGGCACGCTCATCGGCGTCTCGCTCATGGGCGGCACGACGCTCGGCGTCATCCTCTGCATCGTCATCGCCCTGGTGCTCGTCGTCGCGGCGTCGATCTTCCAGCGGAAGGTCGTCGATGGCGGATGGGTGCCCGGCGCCAAGCGCGACGCGCTGCTGGAGCGCCAGGCGGCGGAGGCGAAGGCCGCTGCCGACGCCGAGAAGGCGGCGAAGGCGGGGTCGGAGGCCGCGAAGGCCTGA
- a CDS encoding helix-turn-helix transcriptional regulator, whose protein sequence is MDLDRAGLADFLRTRRAALQPEDVGLPRGRRRRTEGLRREEVAALAHMSADYVARLEREVGPQPSPQMLSSIAQGLHLSRIERDHLFRLAGHEPPAAGVEGEHVAPGLQRVLDRLDDTPAEIVTELGETLRQTRMGVALLGDLTGLRGPERSLGYRWFMTPGARDRHPAEDHGFYSRMYAAGLRELTARRGPGSRAAAYAELLLERSEEFRELWQRHEVGIRPREVKRFVHPEAGELELACQQLVDPAASHTLLVYTAIPGTPSHERLQLLSVLADAGSSAG, encoded by the coding sequence ATGGACCTCGACCGCGCCGGCCTCGCCGACTTCCTGCGCACGCGTCGCGCGGCGCTGCAGCCGGAGGACGTCGGCCTGCCGCGCGGTCGCCGCCGCCGCACCGAGGGGCTGCGGCGCGAGGAGGTCGCGGCGCTCGCGCACATGAGCGCCGACTACGTCGCGCGCCTCGAGCGCGAGGTGGGGCCGCAGCCGTCACCGCAGATGCTCTCGTCGATCGCGCAGGGCCTGCACCTGTCGCGCATCGAGCGCGACCATCTCTTCCGTCTCGCGGGCCATGAGCCGCCGGCGGCCGGCGTCGAGGGCGAGCACGTCGCACCCGGCCTGCAGCGCGTGCTCGATCGGCTCGACGACACCCCCGCCGAGATCGTGACCGAGCTGGGGGAGACGCTGCGGCAGACGCGCATGGGCGTGGCGCTGCTCGGAGACCTCACCGGGCTGCGCGGTCCCGAGCGCTCGCTCGGCTACCGCTGGTTCATGACGCCCGGCGCTCGCGATCGGCACCCCGCGGAGGATCACGGCTTCTATTCGCGGATGTACGCCGCGGGGCTGCGCGAGCTCACCGCTCGCCGAGGACCGGGCTCGCGCGCGGCGGCGTACGCGGAGCTGCTGCTCGAGCGCTCGGAGGAGTTCCGCGAGCTCTGGCAGCGGCACGAGGTCGGCATCCGACCCCGTGAGGTCAAGCGATTCGTGCACCCCGAGGCCGGCGAGCTCGAGCTCGCGTGCCAGCAGCTCGTCGACCCCGCCGCATCCCACACGCTGCTCGTCTACACGGCGATCCCCGGCACGCCGAGCCATGAGCGCCTGCAGCTCCTGTCGGTGCTGGCGGATGCGGGGTCGTCGGCGGGCTGA